Genomic segment of Arachis hypogaea cultivar Tifrunner chromosome 16, arahy.Tifrunner.gnm2.J5K5, whole genome shotgun sequence:
GACAGTAACTTTTACAGTCTCATCTCCAAGATTCTTGCCAAAATGAAAACTTGCCTTTTCTACATGTACTGGAttttttgaatttgagctttCTGGCTGCTTTGCTACATCGCTGATCACCTTGGCATTAGTTCCTCCTCCTGCATTGCTGTCAGTCTTGCACACCTTCATATCATGACCAAACTTGAGACAGGAGCCACAAATAAGGTGAAGACTTTCATATTCAACCTCATATTCAACACCTTCAACAAGAATCTTCTTAGTCACTGGCAATCCTAAATCTATCTGAACACATGCTCGAGCATATCGTCCTCTTTCAGCTAATTTTGTTGCCAAATCAACCTTAACGGGAATGCCAACTGCAGCCGCAACACGGAGCATTGCATCTTCTTGGTAGCACCAAATTGGTAATCCAGAAATTCTAATCCACACTAAAGTTGCTCCAAAACAGTTTTCACTTGATCTAAACTCTTGATCCCAAGGCTTCACAGCCACATAATTTCCCTCGATCATCCATGGACCTCCTAAGAGAACTTTTTCTCGCTCCTCAGCTACATCAAACTTCACAAGAAAGTAGTCAAATCCCacgtccaataaatcaaaacctcCCTTAATCCTCCATACCGTTCGGAGTTTATGAGACAATGCAGTGTAGCTATAATGTTTACCTAGCACCTTAATTACTATAGCATCCTTATAAGGTTCTGCCAAGCAATTCTTAGCTTCTTGGGTAAACGTGACACTCGGTGGCAAGAGATCTCCTTGCTTCCCAGAAACTACCGCAATGTTATCTCCCGATAAAGTTTCAACAAGTGAAAAAGCTTTAGCAATCTTGGAACCCACAACTTTGTCCCTGAAAGAAACCTTCAAAGGCTTAGAAACCCCTCCCGAAATATGATCCTCCTTTTCCCCTGATGCAATCCCTCCCccgctctcccccttatctcttccgcCGACATTATCGGCTGCCTTaccgtgtttcaccctcaaaGTCTCTTTCCCGCTCACTCCACCGCTCATCTTCGATTTTCAAAATTGTACAGAGTACGGAGTACGTACTCCCACTAAACCctaattttcttctccttcttcactCTGTAATTTTTTCAATTCAGATCTTTTTTACTTGGCACATTAAATGATAGGAAGATGTTGataaaatagttaaattatttattatttgattattctattatgttaagtttaattattttaattgttaattatttaattaaaaatatgtaaattaatatgtataaacAAAGACAAAATCTTGTGTAAAGAAAGAGGAGCAATGCtccctcttaattttttttaacaaattatgtatacatttttatttaattttttttataaaattaatttttagtttttttttttttcaaaatataacatAGCTCCGTTCGGCCGTTCTTATGTATCTTTCTATACTAGTAAACTTGGAAGAGCTCAAGCTGACATGGCATTTTAATAGaattatgagttttttttttttaaaatgaaattgTCCTAAAATCAGATCTTtctatcaaatatatatatatatatatatatatatatatatatatatatatatatatatatatgcgcaaGCTACAAAATATGATCTAATGATGATTTCTACCAACTACGTAGGTATGGTTTCGTAGGTCTGAAACTACTTCTCAATACTTTCATAGATATTGATACGTGTACTTAGTTAGAAACTTTcaaataaatttatgaattttgtgtttcttggaaAAGACCAGAGTTTGTGAAATTTGCAGGGAACAGAAATCATTGCGTCTTCTCTAACTTCGTTGGTAAATGTTTctgcatttcttttttttttaaaggaagaGGAGAgaattttgattattattattattattattgtttttgttgttgttgttttgttgCAGTGTGGGCGGAGCTTACATTTTAGTTGAGAACAGAAGATCTCTTATTTAAGGGATGACCCAAGAATAAATCTGTGAGATACGAGGATAGGGAGATTTTTATCGATGAGTATATATCTGAAATAAAAGTTGTTTAGCATGCTGCAAAACGAGAGAACAAAGCCAAAAGAGAGAAACATGTATAAAGGTCTTTCTCTAGCATTTCTGTGACACGTTTCAGATATAACTCATTTGTTGATAATGTTACTGATTTTGCATCTATTATTTATGTTGATTTATTGCTTTGGTTTTATCCTGAAAAATACTCAGCATTTTTTTTAATAGCTTTATGACATGTTAATTAAGAATGCAAATGGAACCGTCATTGCCGTCAAAAAATTGAACTCCGAAAGCTTACAGGGGCTTGAGGAGTGGAAGGTAATCCATCCTAAATCCTACAACTACAACACCTTGCAGGACCAACAAACTTAATTGAGAATTTGCTGATACACATATACATTTGATAATTCATTTATGTGGATCGAACGGTGCAGTCAGAAGTAAATTTTCTGGGACGCCTCTCTCATCCTAACCTTGTTAAGTTGTTGGGATACTGCTTGGAGGAAGCAGAACTTCTTCTCATCTATGAATTTATGCAGAAGGGCAGTTTGGAAAACCACCTATTCGGAAGTAAGTGCTCTGTTGAATTAAGCTATTGGAGTACTCTGTTGAATTAAGCTATTGGAGTACTCTGTTGAGaagtgtcttattttaatttgttgcACAGGGGGCTCTGCTGTTCAACCACTTCCATGGGATATTAGGCTTAAGATTGCAATCGGAGCAGCTCGTGGCCTTGCCTTCTTGCATACATCCGAGAAAGTAATTTACAGAGACTTCAAGGCCTCCAATATATTGCTCGATGGGGTGAGTAACGTCGTtgagttatatatataataacatgaAGATGAACTCATACAATACAAATTGTTATTAGCAAAAATGGTGGATAGTTGAGCCATATAAGTTGTAGAATTATTGTCACGATGAGTTGTCTATTAGTATTTTTTGTGATGAACATCAAAATACATCTTTTACTTTAGGATGCACTATATATTGGGTCTATAACTTAAATTCTTGTTATGCTGCAGGCCTATAATGCAAAGATATCAGACTTTGGCTTGGCAAAACTGGGTCCTTCAGCTAGTCGCTCCCATGTGACAACTAGGGTGATGGGCACATATGGTTATGCAGCTCCTGAATATGTTGCTACAGGTGAGGTGATCTACTTGGAGGAGGTTTTGGAAACTGAATCAAGTTGATTAATGTAGAGCCTTGACATGTTATTACGATTGTACAGGGCATCTGTATGTGAAGAGTGACGTGTATGCATTTGGAGTAGTTTTGGTGGAGATGCTAACAGGGCTACGAGCACTTGACCCAAACCGCCCAAGTGGGCAACATAATCTAACAGATTGGATCAAACCATACCTGCATGATAGAAGAAAGCTGAAAAGCATTATGGATTTTCGGTTGGAAGGAAAATATCCGTCCAAAGCTGCATTTCGTATAGCTCAGCTTGCGCTGAGATGTCTTGAAACTGAGCCCAAACAGCGGCCGTCAATGAAGGAAGTTTTGGAGAGCTTGGAGCGATTTCATGCTGCCAATGAGAAGGAGGCCACTCAGATAAACAtgcctaaaacgtctttttttaaagatgttttcatattgtgttttaattggtttctgtataatttattcggtgttcctcatcacatattattaaattcctcaaaagattttctttccaaaaatactaaaaaatatttaatttggactaaaataaaaaaagtaatagattaactattagatttttttaagagattatttacataaaaaatatatcacattcataaatatatatatatatatatatatatatatatatatatatatatatatatatatatatatatatatatatatatataaaacaagctcaagcgtttaaaaatttttataaataaaaaaataattaatttatattcgtacaatatataaaataattactatattattattatattatagattaagattcactaatttaatttttttttatttttaatataagtattagaaataaataaaatttttataattaaatgtagtgtaacaaaatatatataatattaattagttcttaaaaattttaaaaaaatagtttctcattttagtaaaataactatttattaaagtagacaaattaattattttcttctcatatacggtttttttaagacataaaagcaattaattaggacattggttaagataattaaagtcactatttcattaaatttttaatttaaagaaaaatcttaGTTAATCTTGGTATAGAAATTTCGAATTTAAAAACATTGacaaaaattatgttgaattttgatttattttattttcatttaaattaatcactacataagttaaagttctgttttgaagttatattcgagctttaatctgatttttaaagtttcaatttacttagtttgattttttaatttaggtatccgtgactcatgttagggttttaagtgtttagttgaaaataaaaaataaggtaaaaaaattttaattgtcacatcaaatagtcgctagaatgtataatgtaGTAGTCATTAGTCCATTTCAGcatgtcgttaacgattttgtgagacagtgacaaaaataagattaggaaccaatgtgagtcataactattaagttgggagacATAATTGTTAGAACTGATTAGGAACCAATTGGGAGACATAATTTGTTGTTGCTTGATTAGGAACCAattgtgagtcataactattaaattgagtaaatcaaaatttttgaaattagattgaaatataattgttagaactgaaccagtgatcgaaccgatcaagctactggttcactggtttattggttcaactgataaatcactggttgaaccgataaaactggtctcacgtaaatataaaatataaaatagttaaaaacttaaaattaaaatttgaaatacatatcttcactaacattttatgaagaatcaagtctcaacttctaaaaataactaatataaaaaaatcataaaattttaatactacaataatgtcttattttgacacaataaaaaaataattaattcacaaagcctatcatctaactataatatcagtagatttgaacactaacatcaaaacaaataaccttaatcacaatactagcaataaaatagatcaagtaaattaataaatttttagtgaaatttatatttatattaataatggtatataattaaaatataattaattttaaaaatagaaaaaataaaaattaaattaaattagatatttatgtatactatataattagtatttgtcaaatatagtacttagaagtgcaatggctaagtggcaagtagaggttacttttgctccaaggttcttggttcgagaccttctggagatattttaaaaaaattttcaagcagACCAGTTTGGTTAGACCGG
This window contains:
- the LOC112754421 gene encoding probable serine/threonine-protein kinase PIX13; its protein translation is MLIKNANGTVIAVKKLNSESLQGLEEWKSEVNFLGRLSHPNLVKLLGYCLEEAELLLIYEFMQKGSLENHLFGRGSAVQPLPWDIRLKIAIGAARGLAFLHTSEKVIYRDFKASNILLDGAYNAKISDFGLAKLGPSASRSHVTTRVMGTYGYAAPEYVATGHLYVKSDVYAFGVVLVEMLTGLRALDPNRPSGQHNLTDWIKPYLHDRRKLKSIMDFRLEGKYPSKAAFRIAQLALRCLETEPKQRPSMKEVLESLERFHAANEKEATQINMPKTFVRSNYYQQMFVFNDKFVDNNWRKNGKIGAKFYVGFSGEFFSPVNLISGMLPFGNPQCVTVRFICR